A stretch of DNA from Endozoicomonas sp. 8E:
TTGCCAAGCTGATTTTCATGGGTTCTGACGCGAACGATGTAGAAACTTTCTCCTTTATCATCCTTTATTGTGTCAGCGCTTATGTGCTCTACCAGGCCTTCAAGTCCACCATAAACGGCAAAGTCGTAGGCGGTTAACTTAACGACAGACTTCATGCCTTCCCTGAGAAAGCCTATATCTTTAGGAGCGATCTGGGCTTCAACCAGCAGGGATTCCTCTACCGGGACAATTTCCATGACATCCATTCCGGGCTGTATAACTCCGCCTACGGTTTTAACATTGATCTTTTTAACAATGCCTTCCACCGGTGAGCGAAGCAGTGTCCTGACCACCTGATCTTCCAGACTGGTTTGTGTTTCAGAAAGTTGGTCCAGTTTGACTTCAGCGTCTTTCAGTTCCTGAACCACTTCTTCCCGGAATTTGATAGTAAGTTCACGCTTACGTGCCAGAGCCTCCTGATAAGCTGCCTTAAGCTTGGGAATGGACAGTTCTGTCATCTTCTTTTCAGAGGCCAGATCATTGACTCTCTGCCTGAGCTGAAGCATTTCTACATGGGAAATAACGCCTTGATCAGCCAGAGGTTCGGTCAGTTCCAGCTCCTCTTCTCCCAGCTCCAGACTGGTGGTTAAAAACTCCAGCTGTGACTCGGAAGCGGCCAGTTCGTGTTTGGCCTGAGAAGCTTGTTTGTTGACAATATCAAGCTCGGCTTTAAGACCGGCATCTCGTCTCTGGAAAATCTGTATCTCCCGATCAACATAATCCTGATAATTACTTAATTCGGGAGGAAACTTCACTGAATTGCCAAACAGTTCAGCCTTGAGTCTTGCGGCTTTTGCCAGCTCACTGTAATACTCAACAGCGCTTTCCCTGAAAGTGGACTTGAAGCGGGTATCATCCAGTTGCAGCAATGGCTGCCCTTCCCTGACCAGCTCACCCTCCTGGACAAAAAGCTCTTCCAGTATGCCGCCTTCAAAGTTTTGAATGACCTGCAGATGAGAAGAGGGAACGACCTCACCCATGCCCCGGGTGATTTCATCCAGTGGTGCCAGACTGGCCCAGGTGATGGCTGAGCCAATGGCCAGCAGCATGGTGTAAATAAGCAGCCTGCCGCCTCTTGGGGCTTTCATTAACATGGCAGCGCTGGTATCAGACATGTACTCCAGATCTTCCGCACTGACGTTCTCTTCCAGTGAAGAAGTATTCTTCAGGTTTTCATCTTCTTCAATCTGCCTGTCCAGTTCTTCCAGCATGGCTTCTTCGGTCAGAACTTCCTGATCATCAGAACTCACTTCATACTCTGCCTCTCTGGACGGAGTTGTTGATTGAGTCTTTGAAGTCTCATGGGGCTGATCTTCTGGTATTTCAGAAGTGTTTTTATCGTCCTTGTACTCGCTCATTGCACGATCCTGTTCAATCCATTCAAGGTCATTGGCAGCTCATTGCTGACTGCAGGGTTACTCGATTTTGAGTTTGCCCTGCTTAAGGGCTGCGTGAACCTGATCCTTGGGTCCGTCCGCAACAATCTTTCCGTTATCCACCAGGATCAGGCGATCAACCAGCTCCAGCATGGAAGCCTTATGAGTGACCAGAACAATGGTTTTATCCTTGCATTGCTTTTTCAGTTGTTCTTTGACTCGCAATTCGGTGGTGTTATCCATGGAGCTGGAAGGTTCATCAAGAACCAGAATGGGCGGGTCCATCAACAGAGCTCTGGCTAAGGCGATACTTTGTCGCTGTCCACCTGAGAGGTTTTGTCCCCTTTCGCCTACGATCATATCCATGCCGTTTGGATGCTTGTTGGCGAATTCGGTAACACCGGATATTTCAGCCGCTTTCAGCAGAGCAGCGTCGTCAACAAAGCTGGCACCGAGGGTGATGTTTTCCTTGATACTGCCATAGAACAGGGTGATGTCCTGAGAGACACAACCAATGCTGCTTCGAAGGTCTGAAGGGTTGATCTGTCTCAGGTCAATACCATCGACCCGGATGGCACCTTCATTGGGCTCATAAAGGCCAAGAATCAGCTTCTCTATCGTGGTTTTTCCTGAACCGATGCGACCGATAATGGCTACTTTTTCACCGGGTTTGATGTGCAGATTGATGTTTCTGAGGGCCTGGATCTCCTGACCCGGGTATGTGAAATCAACACCATCAAATTCAATACTTCCGGCCAGCTCAGGACGATTAACATAGTCACGGTCTGCCGGACGTTCTACCGGCATATCCATGATATCGTTAAGCCCATCCAGAGCTGATTTAGCCTGGTTGTAGCGAGTGGCAAGGCCGGCTACCTGAGCCATGGGAGCCAGGCATCGGCCTGACAACATAACGGTTGCAATCAGGCCACCCATACTGAGGTCACCCTCAGAAATCAGGAAAACACCGTAGCACACCAGCGCAATGTTACACATCTGTTGAACATAAGCGCTGACAGTGGATGCGGAAGAGCTCAATAACTTGGTTTTGATACTCCAGGTGGCTATGTGGCCGACTGCTTTTTCCCACTTGTACTGAATCTCGCTCTCTGCCTGGGCAATTTTCAGGGCTTCCATGCCTGAAAGGCTTTCAATCAAGGTGGCGTTCTTCTGTGAGTTGGAGCGCAGGGTTTTCTCAACGGAACGCTTGAGAGGCCCTTGAATAGCAAAACTGTAAACGGCAATCAGGGCCATACAAAGCAGGGGAATGTAAGCCAGTGGTCCACCCAGAATTAAAATCACCATCAATATGATCAGGGTGAAAGGGAGGTCCACCAGGGCAATCACCGTTGATGAGGTGATAAATTCCCGGATGCTCTCAAATTCCTGAAGGCTCTTGGCAAAGGAGCCGACCGAAACCGGTTTGGCCGACATGCTTAATCCCAGGACCCGTTCCATAACCCGGGATGAGAGCAATATGTCCGATTTTTTGCCGGCAAGATCAATAAAATAACTTCGAATCATTTTCAGTACGAAGTCGAAGCTGAAGATAATAATGGCACCTATAGCCAGCACCCAGAGGGTATCAAAAGCCTGGTTAGGCACCACTCTGTCGTAAACATTCATGACAAACAGCGGGCTGGCCACCACAAAAATATTGATCAGCAGGGAAGCCAGCAGGACATCTCTATAAATTCTCCAGGAGCCAAGAATCGTGCCCCAGAACCAATGTCGGGAGCGAATATTCAGCGTGGTGGGAGTCCGCTTGTCATATCGATGCTTTTCACGAACATAAATGGTGTAGCCGGTGTAGTACTCTTCGAGATCCGGGAGGTTGATGTTCCTGACACCTTCTCCGGCTTCAGGAATAATCACTCGGGCATTACCTTCTTCATGATCAATATCAATCAGAATGCAGGCTTTACGCTCCTTCAGAAATAGAACAGCAGGCGTGACCAGAGGAGAGATATCTTTCAATGCTCTTTTGTGAGTTTTCGACGCAAGGCCCGCTCTTTGGGCTGCACGGGAAAACAGTTCTGCGGTCAGCTTGCCATTTTCCAGAGGTAATCCGGCACGGAGGGAGTCGTGAGAAAAGGGCTTTCCATAATGCTTGGTGAGAATACTGAGGCATTCCAGTAAAGGATCAAACTCCTGTTGGTCGCTCTTGGGTATTCCCCACTCTTCGTTTGCATCTTCTGCAGCTGCACTGTAATTCATAGTTCATTGCCAATGAAATAAAAAATAAATAACAGAGGTACAGCTTTTTCTGTTAAAAGGTTTCTGAATTAATACTAGCGCAGTTTATTGGTCTTAAATGATTAATAAGAAAGTAATTAAAGAGTGTCTTATATCTGACGTTTGATTGTTGTTGATTACATAAAATACTAAATATGATGCTTTTTCGGCATGGAGGCGATTTGTGAGTCTTGAAGGAATTAAATCTTTTGCTGCAAGTCATTTAAGCCTTTCAGGTTTTAAAAATGATTGTAAAAAAATATATGGGAAAATTTTTGGAAAACTGGTTCACGTTCTTGAAGCGTTAACGACGGCTTTGGATAAAGTCAGAAAATCCTCAAGGACCGGATTGTCATTTAATAAGTCTATTTATAAACGCAAAACCACTCCCCGGAGTTTGGGGGGCAAGCCTCAATACCTGAGCCTTGAAGGAAATGAGCAGAAAGCAAGATGGTTGATGGTTGACTTTCTGGAAAAACTGGTTGAAAGAGGTGCTGGGATCGAAGACCTTTCCTCCGATAAGGCTAAAGCATTGACAAGTGAGTTATTGGAGATCCTTCTTGAACTGGACGCTACTGTTTTTAAAGCAATTTCCATTGCTAAAGGTCGTAAAGTCGGATCAGATGCTATGGGCCGGGCAATGGGCGCTCTTTTTAACGAGGTTGAAGGTTCAATAGTTGGTAACGAAAAATTAAAAGCGCAATTAGGTGAAAAAGGCTTTTTATATCAATTTGTTCGTGCCTGTGCACAGCTGAATGTTATTGAGGTGGATGTGAAATCAGACGATGATGAACTATTCAAGGCTCCTGCAATCCATTGCTTGAGTATAAAAGGTTGCAACTTTCTGCATAATACTATGCTGCTTTACTACGAGATGACGGGCAGCGAGCTTCATGATGAAAAAGAATCATTACAAAAACAAGTTGATAAAGTGTCTGCCGACGATAAAGATCTTTGGGGCATGAGTGAGGTCATTTTTAACAGACTTCGTTTGGAAGATTGAGTCGGTTTCGATGGGTGCGGTGTTACCTTAAAAAAAACCGAGTTCGTAACGCCTCGGTTTTTTTTCAATGGGATTCAGAGATTTTAGCGATCAACTCTTATCGAACACCTCTTCCTGAATTCTTTTAATACCAATGTGTCGTACATCTCTGCCTTTCACCAGATAGATAACGTATTCCGCCAGGTTGCGGGCATGATCGCCAATCCGTTCCAGTGATCTTAATACCTACATAATATTCAGAACCCAGGTACTGTTAGAGCTCCAAAAAAAATGTCATATGAACTGATTGATCTATTCTTAACTCCCATTCTTTAATATTTGATGAATTTTAAATAGGGAGTTGACAATGGAAAAAAATGTCAGATTGATTATTTTATTCCTTCTCTGCTTGCAATCATCTTATTCAAATTCAAAAGATTTACGCTTTAATTGGAAGCTGGAACATAACGGTAATTCACTACTAAGTGGTACAACTGTAACCTCCACCAGGACCATTCATAGCGATGCGCACACAGCAGGCGATCATTCATCGGTGTTAGATGATTACAACCCATCCTGTAATGTTTGTACAGTGGATGAATATGTCATTTATGACATCATCTCTTCCACTCTGATGGTTATTGATCAGAACAACCTTGGTCATACTATGCCGCCACCTTTTGATACTTTATTGGGGAATTTGCAAACTGGCAGTTATTCTATTCAACATAGCTTTCATACTCAATACACACTGAGAAGTCAAACGACAACAGCAGCAAATGTGGCTGCTCAAGCATTCTGTTGCGTGCTCTGTTTTCCTATATATTTGAAGATCTGGACAAAAAACGCGCCTCTTAGATCATACCATGAGTTGGACAGAATCAGAGTAATGAGAGCAGTAATACCAAAGGATTTGCCGGAAGATGTCTCTATCCAAAAATGCTCTTTATCTCATAAGGCTGTTAGCAGTGATAACCAAATATTTTCATCGCCAAACACACTGGTTACAGACAGCAAGACCAAAATATTTGACCTTTTCCTGGATACTCCAGAAACACAAAAATGGATAATAGAGCATCTAAAGCCATCGACCAACAAGAGGTTAGACTTGATAATACCTCAGATATCCCGTACAGCTGTACCGGCTGTAATTCTTGTACGAGAGCAAAACACCGCAAATAACAGACGAAACAGACGAAGCCGGAAACCATCACATTTTATAACAGTAAATTTAACGAATGGAATCAAAGTAGAATACCACTTTAATCGAGTATCCTACGATGGCATTCCGGTATTGGCGATTGTGGTTAGCGCTCATGGTTATACGCTGACACTCGCGGTTGATAATTACGATGTTATCGCTAACCAACCCCCTCCACATTATGAAGAAATAGATGTTGTAGCTAACGAACCCCCTCCACAATATTCAGAGTCAGCAGAATCCTGTCATTGTAACGGCGCATGTAATTGTGCTGGTTCAAGGGAAAATGATACCGAAGATTCAGATGATCAGATTCATATTAGTATTCTGAATCAAGATCTTTTTTTCTCAAACAGCCAATAATGAGCCTGTAAAAAAGTATCTGCCGACGATAAAGATCTTCGGCCCATTACTGACCTCATTTACGAGAGATTTCGTTTGCCAGATTGAGTAATACCTTAAAAAACCCGAGTTCGTAACGCCTCGGGTTTTTATTCAATGGGATTCACAGATTTTAGCGATCAATTCTTATCGAACACCTCTTCCTGAATTCTTTTAATACCAATGTGTCGTACATCTGTACCTTTCACCAGATAGATAACGTATTCCGCCAGGTTGCGGGCATGATCGCCAATCCGTTCCAGTGATCTTAAAACCCACATAATATTCAGAACCCGGGTGATGGATCTTGGGTCTTCCATCATGTAGGTGACCAGTTCCCGTGTGGCACTTTTGTATTCCCGGTCGACGGTTTTATCTTCCTTGGCAACCGCCAGAGCAAGATCGGCATCGAAACGGGCAAAAGCATTCAGTGCATCCTGTACCATCTGTCGTACATGGTTACCAATGTGGCGGGTCTCGATATAACCTTTGGGCGCTTCTCCCTGTTCACTGAGGCTGATGGCAAAACGGGCAATTTTTGCCGCCTCGTCACCAATCCTCTCCAGATCGGTCGCGGCCTTGGAGCAGGAAATCACCAGACGCAGGTCACTGGCCGCTGGCTGGCGTCTGGCCAGAATGCGGGAACACTCTTCATCAATGGCCAGTTCCATAAAGTTAATGTCTCTGTCCTTCTCGCAGACCACCACAGCTCCTTCGCTGTCAGCATTGATAAGGGCATTGATGGCATCGGATACCTGCTTTTCAACCTGCCCACCCATAGACAGGAGATTATTTCGCAGCTCCTCCAGTTCATGATTGAATTGCTGTGAAATATGATGGCTAAGAAGTTCGCTTTTGGTATCCATGAGTTTTCCAGGTGCTTTCTTGGCTATGGCATTTTTTGGCTACGGCATTTAGCCGTAGCGGCCGGTTATATAGTCTTCAGTTTGTTTCTGTTGTGGGTTTGTGAACAGCGTGTCCGTATCATCGAATTCGATGAGCTTACCCATATACATAAATGCTGTGTAATCAGAGACGCGAGCAGCCTGTTGCATATTATGGGTAACGATAGCAATGGTGAATTTGGACTTGAGCTTGTTAATCAGCTCTTCAATTTTTAATGTTGAAATAGGGTCCAGGGCTGAAGCCGGTTCATCCAGCAGCAGAACCTCAGGCTCTACAGCAATGGTTCGGGCGATCACCAGACGCTGTTGCTGACCACCGGACATGCCCAGGGCGCTTTCATGGAGGCGATCCTTAACTTCATCCCAAAGTGCTGCACTGCGCAGGGCCCACTCTACGACTTCATCCAGAACACGCTTTTTGTTGATACCCTGAATGCGAAGACCATAGGCGACATTTTCATAAATACTCTTCGGGAAGGGGTTTGGCTTCTGGAATACCATGCCAACACGACGGCGGAGGTCCGCGACATTGACGCCCTTCTGATAGATATTCTGGTTATCCAGCTGGATTTCACCTTCGACGCGGCAGCCTTCCACCAGATCATTCATTCTGTTCATACTGCGCAACAGAGTGGATTTACCACAGCCTGATGGACCAATAAACGCGGTGACCCTGCGTTTCGGGATGGTCAGAGAGATATCGTGCAGTGCCTGCTTCTCACCATAAAACAGGTTCAAATTTCTGATATCCAGACATTTTTCTTCCTGCTCCAGGCTGAGCTTGCGACGGTTGCGTCCCAGGCTGTCGAGATTAAACGCCGGTGTTGAGCTGGTCTCCTCGGGAGTGACTCTACTCTGTTGGTTGTCTGTCCGGGTGGGTGTATTCAAGTCCAGTGCCTCATCCAGCATGATGTTACCTTTAATACGTAATTAAACCGTCCTGGCTCAGTCAGGGAAACTTTTTTGTGGCTCAAGGCTGTTTTTTTGTAGCGAATTAATCTCACGCTTCCAGACTCTTGTATTTTTCACGCAAATGGTTGCGAATAGCTACTGCTGAAAGGTTAAGAACCGCAATGACAATAACCAGCAGCAAAGCGGTTGCGTAAACCAGTGGTCTGGCCGCTTCTACGTTAGGACTCTGGAAGCCGACATCGTAGATATGGAAGCCCAGGTGCATGAATTTCTGATCCAGATGCAGGAATGGATAATTAGTATCCAGAGGCAAGCTGGGAGCCAGCTTCACCACGCCAACCAGCATCAGAGGTGCAACTTCGCCAGCGGCACGGGCAACAGCCAGGATCAATCCTGTCATCATGGCAGGGCTGGCCATGGGCAGAACGACACGCCAGAGTGTTTCTGCCTTGGTCGCCCCCAGCGCCAGACTGCCCTCACGGACAGAGCTTGGAATGCGTGATAGCCCCTCCTCGGTGGCAACAATAACAACAGGCAATGTTAATAAGGCCAGAGTAATCGATGCCCAGAGTAACCCCGGTGTACCAAAGGTCGGTGCTGGCAGTGCTTCCTGGAAAAATAACTGGTCAATCTGGCTGCCGGCAAAATAGATGAAGAAACCAAGACCAAATACACCGTAGACAATGGAAGGAACGCCCGCCAGGTTGTTCACGGCCACGCGAATAGTTCGGGTCAGCCAACCCTGATTGGCGTATTCACGGAGGTAGACCGCCGCTATTACACCAAAAGGGGTCACGATGATCGACATCAGAATCACCATCATGACCGTACCGAAAATAGCTGGGAAAACTCCCCCTTCCGTGTTCGCCTCTCTGGGGTCCTCAGTGATAAATTCGCCGACCTTATCGAGATAGAAAAACATTTTCTGGGTCAGGGTCATGGCATTGGGTTTATAGGCCCGGACGATTTTGCCAAAAGATTGCTCAATCTCTGTGCCATCAATAGTTGTAGCCACCAGACTATCACGATTGAAAGCCACATAAAGATCACCCAGTCTGGCTTCCATCACCTTATATTCAGCCTGTAATACCTTGCGTTGTGCTTCGATATCGGCGAGGGCCTGAGGAGTGTCTGTACCATTAAGTTCGAGGGCTCGCTGTTCCAGACGGAGGCGCTCCAGCTTGGCGTTGACTGAACCTATTTCGTGCTTTTCGATGGCGTAGATTTCGTCGTAGATAGACAGGGCTCTGTTCAGTCTTTTCTGGAACTCTGGCCAGGCTGCTTCACCCTCTACAACCACTTTGCCATCCTGTTTGATGTTGTTCAGATAACCGTAGAAGTTACCCCACTCCCTGCGCTCCAGAGCAATGATATTTTCAGGGTAACGGCGATTCTCAAGCCAAAGATCAATGACCCAGGCAAAGTCTGAGCCTGAAACATCCCTGTTACCCACTTTAAGCAGGTCACGGGTCAGTGTTTCCATTCCCTCGGGAACCGGGAGGCCTGCAGCCTCAAGGCGGGTTGCAGAAACGGTTTCAGTGTCTGCTATTTCTCCAGCGATTAAACGGGCTTCCTGGCCGGGAGGGGCATAGTCTGCCACCAGAATTTGTCCTGGCCAGAAGTGACCCAGCCCCCGGATTGCAATCAAGCCCAGAAGGCCGACAACAAGAATTACACTGATGGCGACCGCTCCGGCATTGAGCCAAACCCAGGGAGAGCCAGTTTGGTACCACTTGGTTATTTTATTACTCATGTTCCGGCTCCTTCCTTAAAGCGAACTGTACTTCTTGCGCAGTCGATGACGAACCATCTCGGCAGCAGTATTAACGACAAAGGTGAACAGGAAAAGCACCAATGCAGCAAGGAACAGAATTCGATAGTGGCTGCTGCCGACTTCGGATTCAGGCATTTCAACAGCAATGTTGGCAGCCAGGGTTCTCATGCCTTCGAAAATATTGGCGTCCATGATGGGTGTGTTGCCGGTAGCCATCAGTACAATCATCGTTTCACCCACGGCACGGCCCATACCAATCATTACGGCAGAAAATATGCCCGGGCTGGCGGTCAGCAATACCACCCGAATCAATGTCTGCCAGGGCGTCGCACCCAGTGCCAGGGAGCCATAACTCAGATGTTTGGGAACACTGAAAATGGCATCCTCAGCGATAGAAAAAATGGTGGGAATCACTGCAAAGCCCATAGCCAGTCCCACTACCAGCGCATTACGTTGATCGTAAGGAATACCCAGCTCAGAGGTCAGCCAGTTTCTCAGGTCGCCATTAAAGAAGGTCGCTTCAATGCTACCGTTCAGATTCATCGCAATGGCACCACTGATCAGTACCACAGGAATCAGCAGAGCTGCTTGCCAGCCGTCCGGGATGGAGTGACGGATTTTGCCGGGCATGGAGTCCCAGGCAAAAGCAAAGAGCAATATGCCTATTGGAACAATCAACAAGAGTGCAAATATTCCTGCCAGACTGTTTTCGATCAGGGGTGCCAGCCAGAGACCGGCCAGAAAACCCAGAATGACCGTGGGCAGAGCTTCCATCAATTCAATGACAGGCTTTACTTTACGACGCATGGCTGGCGCCATGAAGTAAGCCGTATAGATGGCTCCGGCTATTGCCAGAGGTGTAGCCAGCAACATGGCGTAAAAGGCGGCCTTAAGAGTGCCGAAGGCCAGAGGGGTCAGGCTCAGCTTTGGTTCAAAGTCATTATTCGATGCAGACGATTGCCAGATATATTCAGGCTTCTCGTAGCCCTCATACCAGACTTTACCCCAGAGAGCCGACAAGGATACCTCAGGATGTTCATTTTCAACACGCCAGAATTCGGTAGAGCCATTGCCAGTCACCAGCATATAGTTGCTACGGGGGGCAATAACCAGTTGCTCAACAGGGCCGTCGGTCAGCTTCTCAGTCAGCAAGGTTCTGTTGGCTGTGGTGTAGAAGATGCCAACATTACCCTTGTCATCAGCTGCCAGAAAGCCCTTGCGGCGATGCTCAGGCACTATCTGCATAATAGGTTCACCGGCCAGCTCGAACTCGCGAATTCTTTGCAGGTGCCACTGGTTTTGTTCATCTCTGACCATGAACCACTGGGTGACCATGCCGGTGTCATCGCCTATCAGCAGAGAAGCCCCACCCAGCAGGAATGTCATGGTCGTTACTCTGGCCGAGTCGGCAGTCAGGTCAGTCTCTGACACGATGTGAGACTGATTAATGTTGCTGATATCGATCAGTGTCAGGCCGTCAGCACCGGATTGAACAAAAAGCCAGTGTTGATCCGGAGCAATCAGTACATCGTGAACAGGCCCATCGACTTCAGGCAGAGTGACACTCTCTTCTTCCAGCGTGACCTCTTCCGTCAGGAAGTTTTCTTCCTTGCTAAAAGCGGTCATATGCAGGCGCTTGTCACCATAACCGGTGAGCAACAGCTGATCTTCACTATCACTGATACTCAGGTGTGAAACAGCCTCATTACCTGTTACCAGATTAATCGCTTCCTCACCGTATGGGTAGGTGACCCTGGGCGTAATCAGTCTTTTGTCATCAGGCCAGGTAATTTGATAGCCGTGCTTGAAAATAATGACCTGACCATTGCTCAGACCCGCAGCCAGCAGGTTGCTATCAGATGGATCATTGCTAATTGTGGTAACTGAGGTCCCGGCAGGAAGGGGCAGGGAATAGCGATATTTCTGCTCTCCGGTTCGGGTGGATGCAAAAGTCAGGGCGCCGTCGGCCGTGATGGAAAAAGCCAGTTCAGCCTGTTCTTCCATACTCTGATAGAGAGGGCGCTGCTCCCCCGTGATCGTCTGTGTCCAGGTACTGCTTTGTTCAATTTCTGCACTTTTGAATAAAGGTCCAACTTCGTAAAGAAGATAGATGAAGATCAGCAGAATGGCGGCAATAACACCAAGGCCACCCACGGCCACACCCCACCGGGTCAGGTGATCTTTGAGAAAGCGAAGTGACTGATGACGTTTATGAGCCGGGGTGTTGTAATCGACACCAGGGCTGTCTTCTATTATTGGTTGGTACATGGCACTGGTCGCAGAGATTATTGAGCGTACCTTAAAAGGTCTGTGTTACAGAAATATGACAGAATTGAAAAAATGAGAGGCAAGCCGCAGCTCTCAGCATCTTGAAACAGTGTCCCCGGTAATGAGCGATCGATAGCCGTGACCGGAAAAGCTGACTGAAAAACACCGCAGCCAAACCGTTCCCTATTTAGTCAAGTGCGCACTCACTATGAGCTACAATGTGGCTCCAACTGAAGAAAAGCGAAAACTTTTGTGCGACTAAAATCGTTTTCTTTCATAGGTACACTCCTGATCTCTCTGGCAGCCATTGGATTTGCTGCTGACAACTCTCGGGGACTTCTGCTCGTCGTCGTAAATGGGACGTCTGATCATGAGGCTTATCTGATATCCGATTTTGTCTGCTTTGTGCCTGAAGGCGCTCTGCTCTTGCCCTCACCAGTAAGGTCAACTGATGACATTAAAGGCTCATTTCTCCAGCAGCCCGTTTTCTTCCTGTCATCTCTGTGGCAGTGGCTAATGTCTTCGGAGATTGTTCCTGAGATAAGAGAGAAAAATAGCACAGGTTTTGCACTGCCAGAATGGCCCACATCAACACCTGAATCCACCTTGCGATTATCGGGAGGCGGATTTCCACCTGACCCACCAACACCTCCTCCATTTATGCCGGGCCTTCCTGATAAGGGATTGTTTAATAGGCCTGACTGGCAGCTTGACTGCCTGTCAGCTCTGTTGAGGATCGGGCAGCGTCTGAAACAATGGCTTTGTGATGGATATCACAGCACTTGCGGACCATTCGTCAGTGACACAGATTTATCTGCGGCTTTGGCAGGGATTACACAGAAGAGGGCGTTCAATAGGTCGTTATTCAGTCAGGTGCCCTTAGATGCCCCGGAACTGCTTGCTCAACTATCGGGGAAAGGTTTGTCTGGCCATGGGCAGGTGCATCAGCCAGAAACAGTTTTGTTGTATCCCGTTTTTATGCTGCCTCAATCCGATTCGAATGACTTTGAAGAAGCGCAGGGGGTTGAATATGTTGGGGAAACTTGCAGAGCGTGCCGGAATAACTTTGAAGAATCTGACGATGTGGTGAAAACGTCATGTTTGCATTTGTTCCATATGGACTGCCTGAAACGGTGGCTAACAAAAGAAGTTAACCTGAAAGGCAACCATTTCTGTCCATATTGTCGGCAGGATCAGAGTGCTCTGGGTGACTTTCTGATCCAGAAAGGAATGCAAGAGGTGGCTCATATTGTAACGGAAATGCTTTTAGAGAGAGGGATCTGGCCTGAAAATGACAGGTATATCTATGAAGGGCTGATTCGTGCAGGAGCCAGCAATGATCCGGCCATCGCTGAGCAGATACGGGCCCTCTGGCCATTAGTTAATTTTTACTCTGTGCGGCATCGGGTGTCCCAAGTGCAGTCAGGGAGAGCGACCTGGCCTGACAATGATGGGCATATCTTTTTAGAGTTGAGAATGGCAGAAGGTATCAATGATCCGGACATTGCTGAGCAGGTGCGGGCAC
This window harbors:
- the pstA gene encoding phosphate ABC transporter permease PstA, with protein sequence MSNKITKWYQTGSPWVWLNAGAVAISVILVVGLLGLIAIRGLGHFWPGQILVADYAPPGQEARLIAGEIADTETVSATRLEAAGLPVPEGMETLTRDLLKVGNRDVSGSDFAWVIDLWLENRRYPENIIALERREWGNFYGYLNNIKQDGKVVVEGEAAWPEFQKRLNRALSIYDEIYAIEKHEIGSVNAKLERLRLEQRALELNGTDTPQALADIEAQRKVLQAEYKVMEARLGDLYVAFNRDSLVATTIDGTEIEQSFGKIVRAYKPNAMTLTQKMFFYLDKVGEFITEDPREANTEGGVFPAIFGTVMMVILMSIIVTPFGVIAAVYLREYANQGWLTRTIRVAVNNLAGVPSIVYGVFGLGFFIYFAGSQIDQLFFQEALPAPTFGTPGLLWASITLALLTLPVVIVATEEGLSRIPSSVREGSLALGATKAETLWRVVLPMASPAMMTGLILAVARAAGEVAPLMLVGVVKLAPSLPLDTNYPFLHLDQKFMHLGFHIYDVGFQSPNVEAARPLVYATALLLVIVIAVLNLSAVAIRNHLREKYKSLEA
- a CDS encoding ABC transporter permease subunit — encoded protein: MYQPIIEDSPGVDYNTPAHKRHQSLRFLKDHLTRWGVAVGGLGVIAAILLIFIYLLYEVGPLFKSAEIEQSSTWTQTITGEQRPLYQSMEEQAELAFSITADGALTFASTRTGEQKYRYSLPLPAGTSVTTISNDPSDSNLLAAGLSNGQVIIFKHGYQITWPDDKRLITPRVTYPYGEEAINLVTGNEAVSHLSISDSEDQLLLTGYGDKRLHMTAFSKEENFLTEEVTLEEESVTLPEVDGPVHDVLIAPDQHWLFVQSGADGLTLIDISNINQSHIVSETDLTADSARVTTMTFLLGGASLLIGDDTGMVTQWFMVRDEQNQWHLQRIREFELAGEPIMQIVPEHRRKGFLAADDKGNVGIFYTTANRTLLTEKLTDGPVEQLVIAPRSNYMLVTGNGSTEFWRVENEHPEVSLSALWGKVWYEGYEKPEYIWQSSASNNDFEPKLSLTPLAFGTLKAAFYAMLLATPLAIAGAIYTAYFMAPAMRRKVKPVIELMEALPTVILGFLAGLWLAPLIENSLAGIFALLLIVPIGILLFAFAWDSMPGKIRHSIPDGWQAALLIPVVLISGAIAMNLNGSIEATFFNGDLRNWLTSELGIPYDQRNALVVGLAMGFAVIPTIFSIAEDAIFSVPKHLSYGSLALGATPWQTLIRVVLLTASPGIFSAVMIGMGRAVGETMIVLMATGNTPIMDANIFEGMRTLAANIAVEMPESEVGSSHYRILFLAALVLFLFTFVVNTAAEMVRHRLRKKYSSL